A region of the Arachis hypogaea cultivar Tifrunner chromosome 15, arahy.Tifrunner.gnm2.J5K5, whole genome shotgun sequence genome:
TAAGTAAAAGTGTATACGGGGTATGCCCAAAATTTGTGTAtacaatatttttgtgttttcccCGTCCTCTGTTAAATAATGACGGAAGAGTGGAAGACTCTTGTTTGATTGAGACTCTACAAGTCTACATTCATTGCCGCTATGGCTACAATTGACAATTTTTGTACTATATTCTACAACATTAAAATTTGGGTTATAAAACTTTTTGTATCTAATTAATCAGACTTTAGCCCAAGAAAAAAATGCTGTCTTTTAGAATATTAGATaacttaatttttaataaaataattgataaattaatttattttcttaaaattttaaacgtTTCTCAATTAGTTAATTACATTATTTTATAGGAAAATTAAGACTTAGTttacttttttaatatattaaaggtTATTTATCTGTTTATTTTGCTAATGACTAATTTGATTGTCATTCTTAAAAACTTCTATTAAGATTGAAGTTGGTAACAAAATTTTCTTTCATATTGAGGCAGAATTGTTCTCCAGTAGTATCCTATCCTTTAAGTGTAATAACATTCTTCTAAAGCAAAGTTTTACACAGTGAAATTCCTAAGTGTCTTGCACCATAGGAATTTAAGCTGCAACATTCAGCATGGGCACCATATAATTTTATACACGTTTCAGTGTTATGTAATTTACATGTTCATTTTCCTATAGAAGCTTTTTTCTCTTTCAAAGCTGAGTTTTGTTTTCATGCATTTGTCAAAACCTCACTTAGCACGAATGTCGAAACCTCATCTCCTTTATAATCAGCTTTTATACTCCAAACATGAGAAGGAAACTCATTACTTTCTCCCCTTTCTTTCCCTCCAAACTCACAAACAAAGCCTAACTAAGTAAAGTGGAAATGGTCCTTACCAAACATTTTGTTGAGGTTCTATGTAATCTTCTATTAGTCAAGGACAACATTTTGTTTTGAAGCTTGAAGGGGAAGCCAGAGAAATGAACTTATAGTATGAAATTTACAGTAAACTTTTgctttctctccctctccctttgaACTGAAATACAACTTTTactatgataattttttttacggAATCAGTGATAAAAACCATCTCATTCAAACAACAAACATATCAGCCAATAGGACTAACAAGCATACCCAAGATTAACAAAAATTATAACACTCAGTtttcttttataatatattaCATTGTTACCTGCTCAgccaaattttcaaatatataAGCCAAAAATTCCAGGAGCCTCTAGTAGGATATGATATTTCAAATGGAGCATTTCTTAGTGGTCCATTATACATAAACTTTCTCTCTGGATTATAAGATGATTTCTTCTTGTACACTGACATTAAGAGTCTTATTGGGAAGAACAATGCTGTTAACCACCACCACCTCATCTTCCACTGTCACAGCTTCTCCTAAATTATTATTGAAGGGAAGAACAAAGAGAAGGTTAGTAGTACTGAGAATGCAACAAACATAAAATTTGAGAACTAGTGATAAAAATTTGGTAACTTTTGTATCAGTTTACCCAGAAACAAGATTGTATCCAGATACATTGATACATTACAAAATCAAAATAAccaataaaacaaaactaagGGAATAAGCAATTAAGTGAGCAGTGAAGTGTACCTAGAATGGTTATACCAAGCTTTTTATTGTAGTCACCTTCAGCCTGAACCACTCAATTCCACTATAAGTCAGCCACAGAAAGCTTGAATGGATGGTATATAAGTTTTTTAATTGGCAATTTAAATTGCGAATGTAATGGAAATTTTGATTGTTGAAAATTTTCCTTTATATTCCAATTGTCTCTATTATAGCTTTATCCACTTTATCAATACTATTAGAAATGCACAGAACTTGCCTGCGCTCGTGACCATCTTCCAATTGATGACTTCCATCCAACAATAGAATTTATAACTACTGCATTTTCCTgtcaagagaataaaaaaataaaaataacacataCATAATGTTTATAGGTAGTAAAGAAGACACATCTTAGGCATTCAGTTCCGTACCTTAATTTCAACATCATCCAAGATGATACAGTTGATTAACCTGGCACCAGCACCCACACGAACATTTGCCGAGATAGAAGCATTGGGACCAATCTGCTGAATAAACAAAATTAGTTTACAGTTCTTTTTACAGAACAAGGAATCTATcatgagaaagaaaagaatgaatgGAAAGAGGGTAAGGTATTCTCAAAGAAATAGAAAGCATGTAGGTAATAATAGACTGTGCCATATAACAAGGCATGTCAATCAACCAAAGAAATAGATCTAAGGAGAACACACCTAAGAAAAGCAAAAAGGACAACCTTGTACTAATATTTGTTGAAAGCAAAGAACAACCTTTGAAAATTCTCAGACCCTTTCCTGGCAAGACACCAGAGAATAGTAAATAGTATGGACTCAAGAAGAGCTTTAGCATAATATATTCACTCATAGTATTTGGAAATATCATATACTCTAGGTAAGCATTTTTGCATTTCAGATTTAGGAACATGTCCCATTATGATAAAAGATACACCTTGAATTCTCAATGTAGAAGCTATAATAACTGGTTATATCCATAGAAAACAATAAGGGGGTGTTCACAAGTTTGATTTTGGAGGGGAGGGAAAGGCTTTGCAGGGTTAAACCTCGTTCACGAGTTTTATTATTAGGAGGGCGAGGGTTTTGGAAAATTTTGTTAACCCTCCAAACCCTTCCAACTCCCAATTTTCAAGTTCTCCCAGATTGGGGGGTTTTAtgagatttaatttaatttacctttTCATCCCTAGTAAAAGAATATATTACTCTATGTGATGTGTCTTATCTGATAGTAATACTAGcatctatttataacaatagtAAAACCCTGATACTACTAAGAGAATGATGATAAATATCAATGCTAATCCTGATTCCTGAGAGAAATATTTGATACTctttgatatgatatgatatgatatgattatATCCTGATTTCTAGTACCTCGAAACTCGCAAACACACCCTACGTATAATAGGAACATATCTCAACAAAAATGCGGAGAGCTGGTTAATCCCTCGGCATTTAGCAGGTCTTTAGTGAATATAGCAGAAAATGTATTAATGTATTACCTCAAtcttattatttttgtctaaaaatggAAAGGATTTATGATCTTATACAGGCAAGAATGGGACTACCTTTGCAGATGGATGAACTTTCGCAGATGGATGAATATATACATCACCAACAATGGTCGCACTTCTTGTACCATCTCCACTGGACAAAAGATGAGGTGAAGTATGCCGATATTGTGCAAGATACAACTCTGAGCATTTCAGGGATATTCTGTTGATGCCATGTATACACACTGAGTGAAATCCCAAAAATTCCACAATTTAAGCTTAGAGTAATATGAAGATAGTGCACAAGCCTACCCTGGAGTTTTGATTTGCTCCCAGAAATCATTTGTCTCATATGTATATAGTTGCTTCTTTCCAGCTAGGGGTGACAATATATCTTGATCCAGTCTTACAAAATCTGGAGGAATACTCCTGAAGGAAAAACATATTTCAAAACCCTTGAAGATATTGCAGTTTTACAAAGGAAGAAATATGTGCAATAAAAAAGTTTTGGGAATCAATCTGCTGCATCTGGTTTTTCACTGAATTATCAAGAATGAACAATGGAGTCAAATATTTATAAGCAATTAGTGCCATTGAAAAAATTGCCTCGAATTTGCTACAcaccaaaacaaagaaaaagtaggggggTTTAATCAACCTTGTGGCATATTGGAGTGCTTCAAAGCTGGAGACACGACGTAGATTGGCTGCAGTGTCAAAACAAAAGGAAATAGCTgaaatttttaagaaataatAAATAACGAAAAATAAAGTTTCACTGGTGCCAAATTACACAGAGCACAAAGTTAACTAGCAGTCTAGCAGACAGAGCAAGAGGGGGAAAATCAAAGGAAAGCATTCAGATATTCTTGTTCTCAAACTTGCTTGTTATAGACACATCGAATTCAATGTTATGCATGCATCAAATATAGTGCAGAAGAGTTTGAAAGAACGAGTACAAATAGACCTTCCTTGAAAGTCTAATTGTTAGAATGCTTTACTATGCAGACATCCATCGTGTCATATCAAAATATACCATATTTTTTCTTACATGAATAATAGAAAGGACTTCATTACAAAATCAGCTAAGGGTAAGTCCTTCTATTTGTTTCCAAATAGTTTTCTTTCTCCCATTTTGCCCTTTACCTTCAAACAGGAAATCCAATATAAATATCTAATTGATAAGACATTTGTGTACATGTCTTGATAAATGTGGCACATAGGCTAActatcccccctttttttttacataaattgaaaaaataaggaCGTTCCCATTTTGCAATATATAGGCCAATACTCTAACGAAGAGCCAAGGAGTATAATTGATATGGATGTTTGGAATTTGGAAGAGCAAAGGAGTATAATTGATATGGATGTTTGGAATTTGAAAGGTTGGACATGGTAACTAATTTAGTCCTAATTTTTCTCAGCAAAGACAAAAGctataaaagaaataataaaggaaaaaataaaatgtaaacaaTTTTGAGACCTGTAATAATATATTGTAAAAGAAAGTATTGTATGAGGAAAACCAGGGGACAAGATGCATCATTTTGACTGCACACATGTTTGTTTGTGTGGTGCTTTTGAAGATGTGAACCAGCCATAAAAGAAACCATGCTTGTTCTATGTGGTATTTATtgtttaaatattgttgattaggGAACTAAATCATGGAACACGACACTTTTAAAATCGAGGCCTTCAAAACTTTGACAGAAAGAGACCAACCTCTGCCTTCTCGATTTGTGGATACATCTTGGATGGCAGAAAAAATATCGGGCGTGAAAATATAGACTCCACAATTTATTAAGTCACTAACCTGCATATTGTAAAATGGTTAGTCTACACTAGGCATAGTCAGAAGCACGCTACAGCAttggatttttattttcatataaaataaagagaTACGAGCCAAACTGAATACTAACAAAAGTCTCAGGCTTCTCAGTATAATGCAGCAATTCATTAGTTGTTGGATCCGCAACCAACTCCCCAAACTCGCTGGCTAATTCAGCCGAAACCTACACATGAAATCCATATAACCacagaaggaaaatgtaaaaaataGTTTCGCATTAAACAAGCATCTGCATTCCTTTAAATAGACGTGGATATGTATGCAATATAGTTTCAAGCACCGACCTTGATTACCAACATTGTCCCCATACCACCATACTTTATATGTGCTTCTACAAAAGACAATAAAGAAAGAGGTCAGTAGTGTCGAACCTCTGGAGAACTACTGTCTTAATAACCACATACTAACCAAGCATGGATGCTAACGGGAAACTGCAGCAGACGTCACAATTTAGGAGGAAGATATGTGACTGCAATACAAAAATGCAGTCCATCTGTTAGAACTTCGACATAAAGCATTTATAAAGTTAACCAGCAAAATAATGTAAAATAGGTCGTAGGAGATGTGTTTCTAACCGGACTGTCTTCCATGATAATATCTCTAAAGTAGTAAAGACCACCTGCTGAACCATGTGGTTTATCCTCCTTCAAGTATCTAGATAAAATACCAATAACACACCATGGCCAGTTCAGCAATTTAACAGGGCTTCAAAGCATACCTtaagtatttatttaattttttttatatgataaaaggAGCCATATAAGTAAGGAGTAGTCACCTTACTGGTAATTTCAGCTCATTTGAAATCGAAGAGACATATAGTGCAAATTCCCGCTCGTCATAGAATCCAATCAGATATATTTGTGCCAAATTGGGTATCTGTAGAAGACAAAAACTAAGTAGAAATAATTTAAAACTTTTCATTCATATCATCTCTGCTTCATCCATTATCAATCTGGAAACTCAATTTGAATTTTAGACAATTTGAATTTTAGATTACAACATTAGCTAAGCCTTGTACCAATAAATAGAGTCAGCTACTTCAATTGGACAACCCAATAGTGTCTTTAAATTAGCGAATAAAAATCTATACATCAGTATCTtcattctttccttttctttttttaaccTTTACCACGGTGTTCAGATCCCAATACCAAGAATATGACTAATTTAGCACTGTGACTGCCTCTCCCAGCATGCTGGGAAGTGGGAAGTGATTGAGTATGCTTACCACTCATCAATCCAGACCCAATGTTGGTTTATACATCAATATCTACATTGAGTGAGtgtatgtgtgtgtatatataaacATGAATTCACCTACCACTCAACAAACACAGGTCCACTCAACCAAGCAAGATCATAATAGAGTGAAGCTGTAGGATAGGCCCACTAATTTTTTTCTCTCTAACATTGGaaagaaaatggagagaaaactaATTTTTCCCTCTCTACTTCCAATACCACCCCTTCactttttcaatatattttataatataagggtaaaattgtctttttataacatttctttccttcttattttccttccatccaaacacatctaaagaaaataaaaatccactcaatttcttttctttcctttctttcctttctatttccttcctctctatttctttccttccaacCAAACATAAGTGACAACAGTCACTAACAGATTCATAACTGACTAAGTAATAAGAGACCCTAATACCACTCTGTATCCCCTATACAAAACTCATGTACAACATATCATTCTCAGAATAACAATATCCATTCAGATTCACtcaatctctatctctatctccaGATTCTCTGAATTCTATAGACCCAGACTTAGTCAATACATCAGCAACTACATTGAGAAATTCaatttcctttttgttttctttctcctAAAAATATAGAAACACAAGTCTACTATTCAATCAACCTAGACCCAGCTCTGCTCTATACATCAGTATCCTACATTGagaaatccaattttttttcctGTTCTCTTAGCAAGTCAGCATTGAAATTCAAAGTAAAGGTTCCtccttttttagggttttctcaaTTTGGTTGGAACAACAGTGtgaaatatagtttttttttcttttttcttttttattttttttaaaaaagaaccaACAACAACTACTATCCTCAACAACATACacacacataaaaaaaaaaaaaaaagaagcatcaAGCATACCCTCTTACAAGCTGATATAGGATGATGAACCATTGGCTGGCCAGCCAAAGGGATAAGGGGTTTTGGAATGGCGAATGAAAGAGGCCGAAATCTGGTCCCTGCACCATAACAAACAAAAATTGGAACCCAGACCGAATACCAATTGTGATAAAAGACTCTAACTTTCCTCAATACCAAAAATCTCCAGAAAAAAACAAAGTACCTTTGGTGGGTCCACCCACCATGATCACAGCAACAACCTTCTCCGAGCTCCCCATATCCTCAAAGCTTTGTTTGATCAA
Encoded here:
- the LOC112750713 gene encoding uncharacterized protein; protein product: MGSSEKVVAVIMVGGPTKGTRFRPLSFAIPKPLIPLAGQPMVHHPISACKRIPNLAQIYLIGFYDEREFALYVSSISNELKLPVRYLKEDKPHGSAGGLYYFRDIIMEDSPSHIFLLNCDVCCSFPLASMLEAHIKYGGMGTMLVIKVSAELASEFGELVADPTTNELLHYTEKPETFVSDLINCGVYIFTPDIFSAIQDVSTNREGRANLRRVSSFEALQYATRSIPPDFVRLDQDILSPLAGKKQLYTYETNDFWEQIKTPGISLKCSELYLAQYRHTSPHLLSSGDGTRSATIVGDVYIHPSAKVHPSAKIGPNASISANVRVGAGARLINCIILDDVEIKENAVVINSIVGWKSSIGRWSRAQAEGDYNKKLGITILGEAVTVEDEVVVVNSIVLPNKTLNVSVQEEIIL